A window from Flavobacterium gyeonganense encodes these proteins:
- the dapB gene encoding 4-hydroxy-tetrahydrodipicolinate reductase produces MKIALLGYGKMGQVIERIALERGHEIVLKKDEFNTYDGLSTADVAIDFSVPTAAVANISSCFHANVPVVSGTTGWLDHYDEVEALCNEKQGGFISSSNFSLGVNIFFGLNEYLAKIMSQFDSYKVSMEEIHHTQKLDAPSGTAISLAKGVIENSAYANWTMEDPKSNEIHIEAKRIGDVPGTHTVTYDSIVDSIELKHTAHNREGFALGAVIAAEWLAGKKGIYTMKDVLNLESK; encoded by the coding sequence ATGAAAATTGCACTTTTAGGATACGGAAAAATGGGTCAGGTAATCGAAAGAATTGCTCTGGAAAGAGGGCATGAAATTGTACTGAAAAAAGATGAATTCAATACATATGACGGCCTTTCAACAGCAGATGTTGCCATAGATTTCAGTGTTCCCACAGCCGCTGTAGCTAATATTTCAAGTTGTTTTCATGCCAATGTCCCGGTAGTTTCAGGAACAACAGGCTGGTTAGATCATTATGATGAAGTGGAAGCTCTTTGCAACGAAAAACAAGGCGGCTTCATCTCTAGTTCAAACTTTAGTTTAGGCGTTAATATTTTTTTCGGTTTGAATGAATATCTGGCTAAAATCATGAGTCAGTTTGATTCTTACAAAGTATCAATGGAAGAAATCCACCATACTCAAAAGTTAGATGCACCAAGCGGAACAGCTATTTCATTAGCAAAAGGTGTCATTGAAAACAGTGCTTATGCAAATTGGACGATGGAAGATCCTAAGTCAAATGAAATTCATATTGAAGCTAAAAGAATTGGTGATGTTCCAGGGACGCATACTGTAACTTACGATTCTATCGTTGACAGCATCGAATTAAAACATACTGCCCATAATCGTGAAGGCTTTGCCCTTGGAGCTGTTATTGCCGCTGAATGGCTTGCTGGCAAAAAAGGCATCTACACGATGAAAGACGTTTTAAATCTGGAATCTAAATAA
- a CDS encoding cation:proton antiporter: MSSQLFSGIAVLSCVVLFLILLLRRFKQPYFIAYIVSGVLLGPNVLNIIHAPEVVADLGEIGIVLLMFSIGADIDLRHFSQNFYKPFLIAFVQIVLSFICIYLIGGKAGWALNTIVLQSFVISLSSSAIVFQYLERTGEIKSQLGIITCGVLLVQDVLVIPMILSLNFISGTNITIFELVKVCIGGVLILLLLRAAITKKLFQIPMRREIIADHDLQVFIGFCICFGMAWFSSWFGLSPAFGAFAGGIIIGQDKATRWLGKALIPFRVFFMAFFFLAIGLQLDINFVSNNAGIIIMIAISVLVINSFINTILFKVTGNNLRDSLYGGGLLSQIGEFSFVLVTLAASLGLVDSYIHQITLSVITFTMLFSSIWLTIIQRLIYKLPVISEENH, translated from the coding sequence ATGTCCTCACAATTATTCTCAGGAATAGCTGTGCTTTCCTGTGTGGTTTTATTTCTGATTCTCTTACTGCGGCGTTTTAAACAGCCATACTTTATTGCTTATATAGTATCTGGGGTACTTCTAGGTCCTAATGTTTTAAATATAATTCACGCTCCTGAAGTAGTGGCAGATCTGGGAGAAATAGGAATTGTACTTTTGATGTTTTCCATAGGTGCTGATATAGATTTACGCCACTTTAGCCAAAATTTTTATAAACCCTTTCTTATTGCGTTTGTTCAGATTGTATTGAGTTTTATATGTATATATTTAATAGGAGGGAAGGCTGGATGGGCATTGAATACAATAGTGTTACAGTCGTTTGTAATAAGTCTTAGCAGTTCTGCAATAGTTTTTCAATATTTGGAAAGAACCGGAGAAATTAAAAGTCAGTTGGGGATTATAACCTGTGGAGTACTTTTAGTACAAGATGTACTGGTTATTCCTATGATTTTATCCCTGAATTTTATCTCGGGCACTAACATAACTATTTTCGAGCTTGTAAAAGTATGTATAGGTGGAGTATTAATACTACTTTTACTGAGAGCTGCAATTACGAAAAAGCTTTTTCAGATTCCTATGCGGAGAGAAATAATTGCCGATCATGATCTGCAAGTTTTTATTGGTTTTTGCATCTGTTTTGGAATGGCCTGGTTTAGTTCATGGTTTGGGCTTTCTCCAGCATTTGGGGCATTTGCAGGCGGAATTATAATTGGTCAGGATAAAGCAACACGATGGCTTGGAAAAGCATTAATTCCTTTTAGGGTTTTCTTTATGGCTTTCTTTTTTCTTGCCATTGGACTGCAGCTTGATATCAACTTTGTCAGTAATAATGCAGGTATAATTATCATGATTGCAATCAGTGTATTAGTGATTAACAGTTTTATTAATACCATACTTTTTAAGGTTACCGGAAATAATTTGCGAGACAGTCTTTATGGAGGAGGGCTTCTGTCACAAATTGGTGAATTCAGCTTTGTACTGGTAACTCTCGCTGCTTCCCTTGGACTTGTTGATAGCTATATCCATCAAATTACGCTTTCTGTGATAACTTTCACGATGCTGTTTTCAAGTATATGGCTGACAATTATACAGAGGCTAATCTACAAATTGCCTGTTATATCAGAGGAAAATCATTGA
- the trxB gene encoding thioredoxin-disulfide reductase, with protein sequence MSDTIEKIKCLIIGSGPAGYTAAIYAARANMNPVLYQGMQPGGQLTTTNEVENFPGYVDGVTGPEMMIQLQEQAKRFGADIRDGWATKVDFSGDIHKVWINDKIELHCETVIISTGASAKYLGLPSEQHYLNMGGGVSACAVCDGFFYRNQEVVIVGAGDSACEEAHYLSKLCKKVTMLVRSEKFRASKIMEERVRKTENIEILMNHDTVEVLGDGNVVHAIKALNKTTAEVIEIPATGFFVAIGHKPNTDIFKDYITLDETGYIINVPGTSKTNVEGVFVAGDAADHVYRQAITAAGTGCMAALDAERYLAAKE encoded by the coding sequence ATGTCAGATACAATCGAAAAAATTAAATGCCTTATTATTGGTTCTGGTCCGGCAGGCTACACTGCTGCTATTTATGCTGCCAGAGCAAATATGAACCCGGTTTTATATCAAGGAATGCAGCCAGGAGGTCAGTTGACAACGACAAATGAAGTTGAAAATTTTCCGGGTTATGTTGATGGGGTTACAGGACCGGAAATGATGATCCAGTTACAGGAACAGGCAAAACGTTTTGGGGCGGATATACGTGACGGATGGGCTACAAAGGTTGATTTTTCAGGAGATATTCATAAAGTTTGGATTAACGATAAGATAGAATTGCACTGTGAAACCGTAATTATTTCAACAGGTGCTTCAGCTAAATACCTTGGATTGCCATCAGAACAGCATTATCTGAATATGGGTGGGGGAGTTTCTGCCTGTGCGGTTTGTGATGGGTTCTTCTACCGTAATCAGGAAGTAGTAATTGTTGGAGCAGGAGATTCTGCCTGTGAAGAAGCACATTACTTATCAAAACTTTGTAAAAAAGTGACGATGCTGGTACGAAGCGAAAAATTCAGAGCTTCTAAAATTATGGAAGAACGCGTTCGTAAAACTGAAAATATTGAGATTTTAATGAATCATGACACAGTAGAAGTTTTAGGTGACGGAAATGTAGTACATGCGATTAAAGCTTTGAACAAAACTACCGCTGAAGTTATTGAAATTCCTGCTACAGGATTTTTCGTAGCTATTGGTCACAAACCAAATACAGATATATTTAAAGATTATATCACACTTGACGAAACTGGTTACATTATCAATGTTCCGGGAACATCTAAAACAAATGTTGAGGGTGTTTTCGTAGCAGGTGATGCTGCAGACCATGTATATCGTCAGGCGATTACTGCTGCGGGGACTGGATGTATGGCAGCACTTGATGCAGAAAGATATTTAGCAGCTAAAGAATAA
- a CDS encoding ParB/RepB/Spo0J family partition protein, protein MTKAIKKQALGRGLSALLKDPENDITSVEDKNADKVVGNIIELEISAIEINPFQPRSNFNEESLRELATSIKELGVIQPITVRKLEFNKYQLISGERRLRASTLIGLTHIPAYIRIANDNESLVMALVENIQRHDLDPIEIALSYQRLMDEIQLTQEQMSERVGKKRSTIANYLRLLKLDPIIQTGIRDGFISMGHGRAIINIEDLDIQTDIYQKIVSQNLSVRETETLVKNYHESLQPKAEGKPKAASSFVVKETQKNTFNDYFGSKVDIKVAGNGKGKITIPFNSEADFNRIIKLING, encoded by the coding sequence ATGACAAAAGCAATTAAAAAACAAGCCTTAGGAAGAGGATTATCAGCATTATTAAAAGATCCGGAAAATGACATTACATCAGTAGAAGACAAAAATGCTGACAAAGTTGTTGGAAACATCATTGAGCTTGAAATAAGTGCTATCGAAATAAATCCGTTTCAGCCCAGAAGTAATTTCAATGAGGAATCTTTACGTGAATTAGCCACTTCTATCAAAGAACTTGGTGTAATTCAACCTATTACTGTTCGAAAATTAGAATTTAATAAATACCAGTTAATTTCGGGGGAGCGTCGTTTGCGTGCTTCGACTTTGATAGGTTTAACACATATTCCTGCTTACATCCGTATTGCTAATGATAATGAATCATTGGTAATGGCTTTGGTTGAAAATATTCAGCGTCATGATCTAGACCCTATTGAAATTGCACTTTCGTACCAACGGCTGATGGATGAAATCCAGTTAACTCAGGAACAAATGAGTGAACGTGTTGGTAAAAAACGTTCTACGATTGCCAATTATTTACGTCTTCTAAAATTAGACCCAATCATTCAGACAGGTATCCGCGATGGCTTTATCAGTATGGGGCATGGAAGAGCTATTATCAATATTGAAGATCTGGACATCCAGACCGATATTTACCAAAAAATAGTGAGCCAAAACCTATCAGTACGTGAAACTGAGACTTTAGTTAAAAATTATCACGAAAGCCTGCAGCCCAAAGCAGAAGGAAAACCAAAAGCAGCTTCTTCATTTGTAGTTAAAGAAACGCAAAAAAACACATTCAATGACTATTTTGGTTCAAAAGTTGATATAAAAGTTGCCGGAAACGGAAAAGGAAAAATTACAATCCCGTTTAACTCAGAAGCCGACTTTAACAGAATTATAAAATTAATAAACGGATAG
- the lepB gene encoding signal peptidase I, with amino-acid sequence MTLYLWFVFFLAVQIIHFLGTWKLYQAAGRKSWEAAIPVYNSIVLMKIIGRPTWWTILLFIPIINLIMFPVVWVETLRTFGKKSTLDTFLGIFTLGFYIYYVNYTQKLEYNSDRKLTPENRAADTVSSLLFAIIVATLVHTYVVQPFTIPTSSLEKSLLIGDFLFVSKVNYGPRVPMTTVALPMVHDSIPLTKKKSYLSWPQLPYFRLPALEKIKRNDIVVFNWPVDTVHYFFEPKGKPGVIKPIDKKSNYVKRCVGIPGDSLSIKDGFVYINNKKLILPERAKPQYSYAVALDGKTPIDFESLLKELKVNLVDVMGFKDEAKRDTLYFAALTEESVQRLKNTPGITNVKRQISKGNDNSIFPHINKWNQDNFGPIYIPEAGKTVALTNESLPFYKDIITTYEGNTLELQGSKFLINGKQANTYTFKQNYYWMMGDNRHNSEDSRYWGYVPENHIVGKPVFIWMSWDTNGKGINKVRWDRVFTTVDGEGQPQSYFKYFLIALAVFFIGEYFWKKRKENKA; translated from the coding sequence ATGACACTTTATCTTTGGTTTGTTTTTTTCTTAGCAGTACAAATAATCCATTTTCTGGGTACCTGGAAGTTATATCAGGCTGCGGGTCGTAAGTCTTGGGAAGCAGCAATTCCCGTTTATAATTCAATTGTTTTAATGAAAATTATCGGACGCCCAACCTGGTGGACAATCCTGCTTTTCATACCCATAATCAATCTGATTATGTTCCCTGTAGTTTGGGTAGAAACTTTGAGAACATTTGGAAAAAAATCAACATTAGATACCTTTTTAGGCATTTTTACTCTAGGGTTTTATATTTATTATGTCAATTATACCCAAAAATTAGAGTACAATTCAGATAGGAAATTAACCCCTGAGAACAGAGCTGCCGACACCGTTAGCTCTCTGCTTTTCGCTATAATTGTAGCAACTTTGGTACATACTTATGTTGTACAGCCGTTTACAATCCCAACATCCTCATTAGAGAAATCATTATTAATTGGTGATTTCCTATTTGTGAGCAAGGTAAACTACGGCCCTCGTGTTCCAATGACCACTGTAGCGTTACCAATGGTTCACGACTCTATTCCTTTAACAAAAAAGAAATCTTACTTAAGCTGGCCACAATTACCTTATTTTAGGCTTCCGGCTTTAGAAAAAATAAAGCGAAATGACATTGTCGTTTTTAACTGGCCGGTCGATACAGTACATTACTTCTTTGAGCCAAAAGGAAAACCGGGTGTTATAAAACCAATTGACAAAAAATCAAATTATGTAAAACGCTGTGTAGGAATTCCGGGCGACAGCTTATCAATAAAGGATGGATTCGTTTATATTAATAATAAAAAACTAATCCTTCCTGAAAGGGCAAAACCACAATATTCGTATGCTGTAGCGTTAGACGGAAAGACACCTATTGATTTTGAATCTCTTTTAAAAGAACTTAAGGTCAATCTTGTTGACGTTATGGGATTTAAGGATGAAGCAAAAAGAGATACTTTATATTTTGCAGCTTTAACAGAAGAAAGTGTTCAACGTTTAAAAAACACTCCCGGAATTACGAATGTAAAAAGGCAAATTTCTAAAGGAAATGATAATTCTATATTCCCTCATATCAACAAATGGAATCAGGATAATTTTGGTCCGATATATATTCCCGAAGCAGGAAAAACAGTTGCTTTAACAAATGAATCATTGCCATTTTACAAAGACATCATCACTACTTACGAAGGCAATACTTTAGAGTTGCAGGGTTCAAAATTTTTAATAAACGGCAAACAGGCAAACACATATACTTTCAAACAAAACTATTATTGGATGATGGGTGACAACCGTCATAACTCTGAAGACAGCCGCTACTGGGGATATGTTCCTGAAAACCACATTGTAGGAAAACCGGTTTTCATCTGGATGAGCTGGGATACCAACGGAAAAGGCATTAATAAAGTACGTTGGGACAGGGTTTTTACAACAGTTGATGGCGAAGGTCAGCCGCAATCCTATTTTAAATATTTCCTTATAGCATTAGCAGTATTTTTTATTGGAGAATATTTTTGGAAAAAAAGAAAAGAAAATAAAGCATAA
- a CDS encoding endonuclease/exonuclease/phosphatase family protein — protein MKNLSWFNKIMFFLNIVLTVLTFSIYILPFLAPKSFPLLSVLTLFMPAFFVANGLFFIYWGIQFKKRLILSGLVLLTGITFISKFYKISGKEYVNDEKDFSVMSYNVRLFNVFKWLERDDIPDNIKVFIDEKDPDILCIQEYSNSAHLDLKVYPHRYIFIDGKKIKTGQAIFSKFPIINEGNIIFPNSDNNVVYADIKRGKDIIRIYNMHLQSIKISPDVNEISDDIDNVNQKKSQRILARISKGFRQQQEQAEIFKENIKQCKYPIIICGDMNNSPFSYVYRNIKGKLKDTFEEAGEGFGATYKFKYYPARIDYIFTDPKMKVKQFESFSDFENSDHYPIMARLSIE, from the coding sequence ATGAAAAACCTTTCCTGGTTTAATAAAATAATGTTTTTTTTAAATATAGTACTGACTGTTCTTACATTTAGCATCTATATTTTGCCTTTTTTAGCACCTAAAAGTTTTCCGCTTTTATCGGTGCTCACATTGTTTATGCCGGCCTTTTTTGTTGCAAACGGGTTATTCTTTATTTATTGGGGAATTCAGTTTAAAAAACGTCTTATTTTGTCCGGATTGGTATTGTTGACAGGTATTACATTTATTAGTAAATTTTATAAAATATCAGGTAAAGAATATGTGAATGACGAAAAGGACTTCTCTGTAATGAGTTATAATGTTCGTCTCTTTAATGTTTTTAAATGGCTCGAACGTGATGATATTCCTGATAATATAAAAGTATTTATAGATGAGAAAGATCCTGATATTTTGTGTATTCAGGAGTATTCCAATTCTGCGCATCTGGATCTAAAAGTATATCCGCACCGTTATATTTTTATTGATGGGAAGAAAATCAAAACAGGACAGGCTATTTTTTCGAAGTTTCCTATTATAAATGAAGGCAATATTATTTTTCCGAATTCGGATAATAATGTAGTTTATGCTGATATAAAACGAGGTAAGGACATAATCAGGATTTACAATATGCACTTACAGTCTATTAAAATTTCGCCTGATGTAAATGAAATTTCGGATGATATTGATAATGTTAATCAAAAAAAATCACAGCGAATACTGGCCAGAATAAGTAAAGGATTTAGACAGCAGCAAGAGCAGGCGGAGATTTTTAAAGAAAATATCAAACAATGTAAATACCCGATTATTATTTGTGGGGACATGAATAACAGCCCTTTTTCTTATGTCTATCGAAATATAAAAGGAAAACTAAAAGACACTTTTGAAGAAGCAGGCGAAGGTTTTGGCGCTACTTATAAATTTAAATATTATCCTGCCAGAATCGACTATATTTTTACTGATCCTAAAATGAAGGTAAAACAGTTTGAAAGTTTTTCTGATTTTGAAAATTCAGATCATTATCCCATCATGGCAAGGCTTTCAATAGAATGA
- a CDS encoding Hsp20/alpha crystallin family protein encodes MNLIKRNGSLNGLPRTFFDDVFGRELFNWESNNFSTTSTTLPSVNIKETSENYEVEVAAPGLDKNDFKVTLDGNLLTISSEKQNQRTSEQENFTRREFSYQSFQRSFELPKNVVDEDKISARYENGLLHLSIPKKEEAKQKPPRMIEIA; translated from the coding sequence ATGAATCTTATCAAGAGAAACGGAAGCCTTAATGGTTTGCCACGTACGTTTTTTGATGACGTTTTTGGCCGTGAGCTTTTCAATTGGGAAAGCAACAATTTTTCAACTACAAGCACTACGCTGCCATCAGTAAACATCAAAGAAACTTCAGAAAATTATGAAGTAGAAGTCGCTGCCCCTGGTCTGGACAAAAATGACTTCAAAGTAACACTTGACGGTAACCTGCTGACAATTTCATCAGAAAAACAAAATCAGCGTACTAGTGAACAGGAGAATTTTACACGCAGGGAATTCAGTTACCAGTCATTCCAGAGAAGTTTTGAACTTCCTAAAAACGTGGTAGACGAGGACAAAATCAGTGCCCGTTATGAAAATGGACTTCTCCATTTATCTATTCCAAAAAAAGAAGAAGCTAAGCAAAAACCTCCAAGAATGATCGAAATTGCTTAA
- a CDS encoding DUF5683 domain-containing protein — MNKIVPISLLFFLSGTVSFFAQVKQETVLVAKDTSKLEEIDPLRPAKAAFYSAILPGLGQAYNKKYWKIPLVYGAIGTSMYFYLDNQKKYREARNEYKRRLEGYEPNEKFARLDDSRLIAAQKFYQRNRDLSSLFVVGFYALNIIDANVDASLIQFNVNERLSVRPEIYPTDVTFKPNVGLTFNYNF; from the coding sequence GTGAATAAAATTGTCCCCATAAGCCTATTGTTCTTTCTCTCAGGAACCGTCTCTTTTTTTGCTCAGGTAAAACAAGAAACGGTTTTAGTCGCTAAAGACACTTCTAAATTAGAAGAAATAGACCCACTGAGACCAGCAAAAGCTGCCTTTTACTCAGCAATTTTACCCGGCTTAGGACAGGCATACAATAAAAAATACTGGAAAATCCCTTTGGTATATGGCGCAATTGGTACAAGTATGTATTTTTATCTTGATAATCAAAAAAAATATCGAGAAGCAAGAAATGAATACAAAAGAAGACTGGAGGGTTATGAACCAAACGAAAAATTTGCGAGGCTTGATGACTCCCGTCTTATTGCAGCCCAAAAGTTTTATCAGCGTAATCGCGATTTATCATCATTGTTTGTCGTTGGTTTTTATGCTTTAAATATCATTGATGCTAATGTTGATGCTTCTCTGATACAATTTAATGTGAATGAAAGATTATCTGTGCGTCCGGAAATCTACCCTACAGATGTAACTTTTAAACCAAATGTAGGACTAACTTTTAATTACAACTTTTAA
- a CDS encoding rhomboid family intramembrane serine protease: MNILDDLKLQYKIGGVSLRLIYWNIACFLISLVFFYQYSGGGFAYPDWLALSSDPNVFLFKPWTFLTYAFFHSSFLHLLFNMMVLNFASQLFLTFFTQKQYLGLYILGAVFAGITFALSYYFLNISAPIVGASAAIMAILVAATTYQPLMDVRLLLIGNVKLWHITGVILILDLMQLRLDNTGGHISHLAGAFFGFAYIKLLQNGTDLSIIISKILDFFANLFRKSPSTPFKKVHKNYQKPIEKATSRIVTKDKTQQQIDEILDKISQSGYDCLTKEEKEFLFKAGK; encoded by the coding sequence ATGAATATTCTGGATGATTTAAAATTACAATATAAGATAGGAGGAGTTTCACTACGTTTGATCTATTGGAATATTGCTTGTTTTCTGATTTCATTAGTGTTTTTTTATCAATATTCAGGTGGCGGATTTGCATATCCAGACTGGTTGGCACTTTCTTCAGATCCAAATGTTTTTCTATTTAAGCCCTGGACATTTTTAACGTATGCATTTTTCCATTCTTCATTTTTGCATTTATTGTTTAATATGATGGTTTTGAATTTTGCAAGCCAGTTATTTTTGACCTTTTTTACTCAAAAACAATATCTGGGATTGTATATTTTAGGTGCTGTGTTTGCAGGAATTACCTTCGCATTAAGTTATTATTTTTTAAATATTTCGGCACCAATAGTCGGAGCTTCTGCTGCAATTATGGCAATTTTGGTTGCGGCAACAACATATCAGCCATTGATGGATGTTCGTTTATTGTTGATTGGAAATGTAAAATTATGGCATATCACAGGCGTAATCCTGATTTTAGATTTGATGCAATTAAGGTTGGATAATACAGGAGGACATATCTCACATTTGGCTGGTGCCTTCTTCGGATTTGCTTATATTAAATTACTCCAGAATGGTACAGATTTAAGTATCATCATTTCTAAAATATTAGATTTTTTTGCTAATCTTTTTAGAAAATCCCCTTCAACCCCATTTAAAAAAGTGCATAAAAATTATCAAAAACCTATAGAAAAAGCGACATCAAGGATTGTTACAAAAGACAAAACGCAACAGCAAATTGATGAAATTTTAGACAAAATCAGTCAGTCCGGTTATGATTGTCTTACTAAAGAAGAAAAAGAGTTTCTATTTAAAGCTGGAAAATAA
- a CDS encoding WbqC family protein yields MNSLLLPTYFPSISHFAVMVQSENIIFEMEDNFQKQTNRNRTYIYSPNGIQLLNIPIKHSKSAHQKTKDVLIENEFDWQKQHFKSLEAAYRSSPFFEFFEDDILHVFEKKHTFLMDLNMEVLETVTKCLRMKLEFGKTTEYFHDAENVADFRYLANGKKDQNSFEKYPQVFDDKHGFINNLSVLDLLFNEGKFAMDYLKTQKII; encoded by the coding sequence ATGAATTCCTTATTACTTCCCACCTATTTTCCGTCAATTAGCCATTTCGCAGTTATGGTTCAATCTGAAAATATCATTTTTGAAATGGAAGATAATTTTCAGAAACAGACTAACAGAAACCGTACCTATATCTATAGTCCAAATGGAATTCAGTTATTAAACATCCCTATTAAACACTCTAAATCAGCACATCAAAAAACAAAAGATGTTTTGATTGAAAATGAATTCGACTGGCAAAAACAGCATTTTAAATCTTTGGAAGCAGCTTACAGAAGCTCTCCTTTTTTTGAATTTTTCGAAGACGACATTCTTCATGTATTCGAAAAAAAACATACTTTTTTAATGGATTTAAACATGGAAGTCCTGGAAACAGTTACCAAATGTTTACGAATGAAATTAGAATTTGGAAAAACGACTGAATATTTTCATGACGCAGAAAATGTTGCTGATTTCAGATATCTGGCTAATGGAAAAAAAGATCAGAATTCATTTGAAAAATATCCTCAGGTTTTCGATGACAAACATGGTTTTATAAACAATTTAAGCGTTTTGGACTTACTTTTCAATGAAGGAAAATTCGCAATGGATTATTTAAAAACACAGAAAATTATATAA
- a CDS encoding ParA family protein, translating into MGKIIAIANQKGGVGKTTTSVNLAASLGVLEKKVLLIDADPQANATSGLGIDVETVETGTYQILEHTVTPKEAILKCTAPNVDVIPAHIDLVAIEIELVDKENREYMLKKALEEAKKEYDFIIIDCAPSLGLLTLNALTAADSVVIPIQCEYFALEGLGKLLNTIKSIQKIHNPDLDIEGLLLTMYDSRLRLSNQVVEEVQKHFNDMVFETVIQRNVKLSEAPSFGESIINYDATSKGAVNYINLAQEIIKKNSK; encoded by the coding sequence ATGGGCAAAATCATTGCTATTGCTAATCAAAAAGGAGGCGTTGGAAAAACTACTACATCAGTAAATCTTGCTGCCTCATTAGGTGTTTTAGAGAAAAAAGTGTTATTGATCGATGCTGATCCTCAAGCCAATGCCACATCTGGTCTTGGAATTGATGTGGAAACAGTTGAAACCGGAACTTACCAGATTCTTGAACACACTGTAACACCAAAAGAAGCTATTCTAAAATGTACAGCTCCAAATGTTGACGTGATACCTGCTCACATTGATCTTGTTGCGATCGAAATTGAGCTGGTTGATAAAGAAAACCGTGAATACATGCTTAAAAAAGCATTAGAAGAAGCTAAGAAAGAGTATGATTTTATTATAATCGACTGTGCACCTTCTTTAGGATTATTAACTTTAAATGCTTTAACAGCTGCTGATTCTGTAGTTATTCCGATTCAGTGTGAATATTTTGCACTTGAAGGATTAGGAAAGCTATTGAACACTATTAAAAGTATTCAGAAAATACATAATCCTGACCTGGATATTGAAGGATTATTGCTAACCATGTATGACTCAAGATTACGTTTGTCAAATCAGGTTGTTGAAGAGGTTCAAAAGCACTTTAACGATATGGTTTTTGAAACCGTTATTCAGCGAAATGTAAAATTAAGTGAAGCCCCAAGTTTTGGAGAAAGCATCATTAATTATGACGCAACAAGCAAAGGAGCAGTAAATTACATTAATTTAGCTCAGGAAATTATAAAGAAAAACAGCAAATAG